A part of Clostridia bacterium genomic DNA contains:
- a CDS encoding exo-alpha-sialidase gives MNCETYVIENGYDGKQCFVHARCCYTDAFMLATAQYLSVDGCDLFSGLYSSLSSDGGKTWSPFKPQAGLAPIEEGNTITVGCDATPMYHKKTGKILLLGHTTAYEKGAMTSADNRRYTFYSIYDEKSQTFSRMKFLEMPEGYFDCGNGSGQSIELANGDLLIPVYYKKADEKYYHSMVIRCAFDGENVKLLEMGNSITAQIGRGLYEPSIVFHNGVYYMTLRNDECGMVAESEDGLHYKNLQLWKWEDGSILQNYNTQQHFMQVRDALYLVYTRRGADNDHVFRHRAPLFAAKVENMRLLKDSEFVVVKERGARLGNFCVAPYKEGKAVVMAAEWMQPKGCEAYGSDNSVFITVVY, from the coding sequence GTGAACTGTGAAACCTATGTAATTGAAAACGGATATGACGGAAAACAGTGTTTTGTACACGCACGGTGCTGTTATACCGATGCTTTTATGCTGGCAACAGCGCAATATTTGAGTGTGGACGGATGTGATCTTTTTTCCGGACTTTATTCAAGTTTAAGCTCAGACGGGGGTAAAACCTGGAGCCCTTTTAAACCGCAGGCAGGACTTGCGCCTATCGAGGAGGGAAATACAATAACGGTTGGCTGCGATGCAACGCCGATGTATCACAAAAAAACAGGAAAAATTCTTTTGCTTGGTCATACTACAGCGTATGAAAAGGGTGCGATGACATCTGCTGACAACAGAAGATATACCTTTTACAGCATTTATGATGAAAAATCGCAGACATTTTCTAGAATGAAGTTTCTTGAAATGCCCGAGGGGTATTTCGATTGCGGAAACGGCAGCGGACAAAGTATAGAGCTTGCAAACGGTGATTTGCTTATTCCGGTGTACTATAAAAAAGCGGACGAAAAGTATTATCATTCCATGGTTATTCGTTGCGCCTTTGACGGAGAAAATGTAAAGCTTCTGGAAATGGGAAATTCTATTACCGCCCAAATAGGCAGAGGCCTTTATGAACCATCCATTGTTTTTCATAACGGTGTTTACTACATGACGCTTCGCAATGATGAATGCGGTATGGTTGCCGAAAGTGAGGACGGATTGCATTATAAAAATCTTCAGCTCTGGAAATGGGAGGATGGAAGTATTTTACAGAATTACAACACCCAACAGCATTTTATGCAAGTTCGTGATGCGCTTTATCTGGTGTACACAAGACGAGGAGCGGATAATGACCATGTATTTCGCCACAGAGCACCCTTGTTTGCAGCTAAGGTTGAAAATATGCGTCTTTTAAAGGACAGCGAATTTGTAGTTGTGAAAGAAAGAGGCGCAAGACTCGGAAATTTTTGCGTTGCGCCCTATAAAGAGGGAAAGGCGGTTGTGATGGCAGCGGAATGGATGCAGCCTAAGGGATGTGAAGCCTATGGCAGCGATAATTCTGTGTTTATAACAGTTGTATACTAA